A section of the Triplophysa dalaica isolate WHDGS20190420 chromosome 8, ASM1584641v1, whole genome shotgun sequence genome encodes:
- the lcp1 gene encoding plastin-2: MAATSHISPEEIEELREAFSKVDVDANGYISTDELNALFKEANLPLPGYRVREIIKELSATMDLNQDGKITFDEFAKVVHDLKGSQVAKTFRKAINKKEGIYSVAGTSEQSGTQHSYSEEEKVAFVNWINKALEKDVDCQHVIPMDPSSNDLFAAVGDGIVLCKMINLSVPDTIDERTINKKKLTPFTIQENLNLALNSASAIGCHVVNIGAEDLKEGRQHLVLGLLWQVIKIGLFADIEISRNEALIALLRDGESLEDLMKLSPEELLLRWVNYHLEDAGCPKINNFSSDIKDSKAYYNILNQVAPKGDEEGIPAIPIDMTGIREKDDVKRAECMLEQADRLGCRQFVTATDVVRGNPKLNLAYVANLFNKFPALKKPENQDIDWSSIEGETREERTFRNWMNSLGVNPRVNHLYLDLADALVIFQLYEKIKVPVDWERVNKPPYPKLGSNMKKLENCNYAVELGKKEAKFSLVGIAGQDLNEGNRTLTLALLWQLMRRYTLNILEDLGDGQKVNDDTIVRWVNDTLTQAEKKPISGFKDGSISSSMPVLDLIDAIQPGSIRYDLIKASDLTDDEKLNNAKYAISMARKIGARVYALPEDLVEVKPKMVMTVFACLMARGMRRI, encoded by the exons ATGTGGACGCTAACGGTTACATCAGCACAGATGAGCTGAATGCCTTGTTTAAGGAAGCAAACTTGCCGCTGCCAGGTTACCGTGTGCGTGAGATCATAAAGGAGCTCAGCGCTACCATGGACCTGAATCAGGACGGAAAGATCACCTTTGATGAGTTCGCCAAA gtggtCCATGATCTGAAGGGCTCACAGGTTGCAAAGACCTTCCGGAAAGCAATTAATAAGAAGGAGGGCATCTATTCTGTCGCTGGAACATCAGAACAATCTGGAACCCAACACTCGTATTCTG aggaggaGAAGGTGGCCTTCGTGAACTGGATCAATAAAGCTCTGGAGAAAGATGTGGACTGTCAGCATGTCATTCCCATGGACCCGAGCTCTAATGATCTGTTCGCAGCGGTGGGAGACGGGATTGTTCTCTG taaAATGATCAACCTCTCTGTCCCTGATACCATTGACGAGCGAACCATCAATAAGAAGAAACTCACACCTTTCACCATCCAG GAGAATCTGAACTTGGCCTTAAATTCAGCCTCTGCCATTGGCTGTCATGTGGTGAACATTGGAGCAGAGGACCTGAAAGAGGGCAGACAGCATTTAGTGCTGGGACTCCTGTGGCAGGTCATCAAGATCGGACTGTTCGCTGACATTGAGATCAGCAGGAATGAAg CTCTGATTGCGTTACTCAGGGACGGAGAGAGTTTGGAGGATCTGATGAAACTTTCTCCTGAGGAGCTTCTTCTGCGCTGGGTGAATTATCACCTGGAGGATGCCGGATGCCCCAAaatcaacaacttcagctcagACATTAAG GACTCCAAAGCATACTACAACATCCTGAATCAGGTGGCACCTAAAGGAGATGAGGAGGGAATCCCGGCCATTCCCATTGACATGACAGGAATACGA GAAAAAGATGACGTCAAGCGAGCCGAGTGTATGCTGGAGCAGGCCGATCGACTCGGCTGTCGACAGTTCGTCACGGCCACAGATGTGGTCCGCGGAAATCCTAAACTCAATCTGGCCTATGTTGCCAATCTGTTCAACAAATTTCCCGCGCTGAAGAAACCAGAGAACCAAGACATCGACTGGAGCTCCATCGAGG GGGAGACCCGAGAGGAGCGGACCTTCAGAAACTGGATGAACTCACTGGGTGTAAACCCTCGTGTAAATCATCTCTATTT GGATCTGGCAGATGCTCTGGTTATCTTCCAGCTTTATGAGAAGATCAAAGTTCCTGTGGACTGGGAGAGAGTTAACAAACCACCGTACCCTAAACTGGGCAGCAACATGAAAAAG CTGGAGAACTGTAACTACGCCGTTGAGTTGGGAAAGAAAGAGGCCAAATTCTCTCTGGTGGGAATAGCCGGACAGGACCTGAATGAAGGCAATCGAACCCTGACCCTTGCCCTCCTCTGGCAGCTCATGAGGag GTACACTCTGAATATTCTTGAAGATCTGGGTGATGGACAGAAGGTGAATGATGACACTATTGTCAGATGGGTGAACGACACACTCACACAAGCAGAAAAGAAACCCATCAGTGGCTTTAAA GACGGATCTATTAGCAGCAGCATGCCAGTACTGGACCTGATTGATGCCATCCAGCCTGGATCCATCCGTTATGATCTGATCAAGGCATCAGACTTAACAGACGATGAGAAACTCAATAATGCCAA GTACGCCATCTCAATGGCGAGGAAGATCGGCGCACGCGTGTACGCTCTTCCAGAAGATCTGGTGGAGGTGAAGCCGAAGATGGTGATGACGGTGTTTGCGTGTCTCATGGCCCGAGGGATGAGAAGAATCTAA